A single Oryctolagus cuniculus chromosome 18, mOryCun1.1, whole genome shotgun sequence DNA region contains:
- the ORYCUNV1R1504 gene encoding vomeronasal 1 receptor oryCunV1R1504 (The RefSeq protein has 4 substitutions compared to this genomic sequence), which produces MASWEVATGTLFLAQVICGILGNFSLLSHHVFLSLTGFKARCTDLILRHLLVANCLVILSYGVPQAVTALRWKFLPSDAECNLLFYVRRVSRAVSIESTCFLSIFQAITISPRNSRWAELKVKAPRYIGLSSMLCWILNMLINTISPIYVTSKWINTSITKRKDYGYCNAVFQDTFTGSLFLALLLLPDAVSLGLMLLASSSMVFSLHRHKQQVQHIHGPRNASPRTSPESRATRSILALVSTFVFFYVVSSTFQVYLALLSKPSRLTVNISALFAGCFPTLSPYLLMSCDSRVPRLCFTWISNTKSPNTIRNMYLVFAL; this is translated from the coding sequence ATGGCTTCCTGGGAGGTGGCCACAGGAACGCTCTTCTTAGCTCAGGTCATATGTGGAATTCTGGGgaacttctctcttctttcccatcATGTCTTCCTTTCCTTGACTGGATTCAAGGCAAGATGCACAGATTTGATTCTGAGGCACCTCCTTGTAGCCAACTGCTTGGTCATTCTCTCCTATGGAGTGCCACAGGCTGTGACAGCTTTAAGGTAGAAATTTCTCCCCAGCGATGCTGAGTGCAACCTTCTTTTCTATGTACGAAGAGTGTCCAGGGCCGTGTCCATCGAAAGCACCTGCTTCTTGAGTATCTTCCAGGCCATCACCATCAGCCCCAGGAACTCTAGGTGGGCAGAGCTTAAAGTCAAAGCTCCCAGGTACATAGGCCTCTCCTCCATGCTGTGCTGGATCCTGAACATGTTAATAAACACCATTTCCCCCATCTACGTGACTAGTAAGTGGATCAACACAAGCATCACAAAGAGAAAAGACTATGGATACTGTAACGCTGTCTTCCAAGACACCTTCACAGGCTCGCTCTTCTTGGCACTACTATTGTTGCCTGATGCTGTGTCCTTGGGGCTCATGCTCCTGGCCAGCAGCTCCATGGTGTTCATCCTGCACAGAcacaagcagcaggtgcagcacatTCATGGTCCCAGGAATGCTTCCCCCAGGACTTCCCCTGAATCCAGAGCTACTCGGAGCATCCTTGCTCTGGTGagcacatttgtatttttttacgTGGTCTCCTCCACTTTCCAAGTATATTTGGCTCTTCTTAGTAAGCCCAGTCGATTGACAGTGAACATCTCTGCATTATTTGCTGGCTGTTTCCCAACTCTTAGCCCCTATCTTCTCATGAGCTGTGACTCCAGGGTATCCAGGCTCTGCTTTGCCTGGATAAGCAATACAAAATCCCCCAACACTATCAGAAACATGTACCTTGTATTTGCTTTATAA